The following proteins are encoded in a genomic region of Mustela erminea isolate mMusErm1 chromosome 3, mMusErm1.Pri, whole genome shotgun sequence:
- the ARF1 gene encoding ADP-ribosylation factor 1, producing the protein MGNIFANLFKGLFGKKEMRILMVGLDAAGKTTILYKLKLGEIVTTIPTIGFNVETVEYKNISFTVWDVGGQDKIRPLWRHYFQNTQGLIFVVDSNDRERVNEAREELMRMLAEDELRDAVLLVFANKQDLPNAMNAAEITDKLGLHSLRHRNWYIQATCATSGDGLYEGLDWLSNQLRNQK; encoded by the exons ATGGGAAATATCTTTGCCAACCTCTTCAAGGGCCTTTTTGGCAAAAAAGAGATGCGCATTCTCATGGTGGGGCTGGACGCCGCAGGGAAGACCACCATCCTCTACAAGCTGAAGCTGGGCGAGATCGTGACTACCATCCCCACCATAG GCTTCAACGTGGAAACCGTGGAGTACAAGAACATCAGCTTCACCGTGTGGGACGTGGGCGGCCAGGACAAGATCCGGCCGCTGTGGCGCCACTACTTCCAGAACACGCAGG GTCTTATCTTTGTGGTGGACAGCAATGACAGAGAGCGCGTCAACGAGGCCCGGGAGGAGCTCATGAGGATGCTGGCAGAGGACGAGCTCAGGGACGCCGTCCTGCTAGTGTTCGCCAACAAGCAG GACCTCCCCAACGCCATGAATGCAGCGGAGATCACAGACAAGCTGGGGCTGCACTCCCTGCGCCACAGGAACTGGTACATTCAGGCCACCTGTGCCACCAGCGGGGATGGGCTCTATGAGGGACTGGACTGGCTGTCCAATCAGCTCCGGAACCAGAAGTGa